TAACAGATACAGCATGTGCCTGAAATGgacacagtactgtatatcatgagggtttttttcatcACGCACATCTCCCATAGGGTGTAAAGCCTCGGAGAGCTGCACTTCAAAGTCTGGCTTGTTCATTGGATGGCCATAACTCTACAGGGCAGCAGGGCAGAGTCAGGTATTGAACATACACGTTTTTGGGGGTGGTTCTGCCCTGTTTCCCCCCTCCATCTCCAGATATCAAAGCAAACTCTGACAGTGGGGGTCTCAGGCTCCTTTCCACACAGGAGACAAAGCATCGAGCAGCGAGTCTGCATCGTATTAAACAAAGCCTAAATGCTTCAAGCTGTTACACACTCCCCAATGAAACCTTTATGAAAGGGCCCCTAATGCGATTTCAGAAACACCTTGTCATCAGCCCTGGGGCAGCAGAAAGGAGAAGTGTGGATATATGAATGAATGGGCGTTTGGCGTTACTGAGAGTTACTGAAGAATGGCTCTATGAGTGGAGGTGCCTATGGTTTTATTGCCCAATATGTACCTCTCACCGATATTGCCTGTTGTTTCATTCACTGTACAGGCCTCTGCTAAATACAGACTCTTATTAGAAACACTGTGCACGACTGATAAAGTTTAATTTCATAAATGAAAGCTTGTGTCTGTGCTTTGGGATGCTGCAACTCAACTATTTTTAGCAAGAAAGAAAACCATGCTCATTACGCTCTGGTTGATACCATTGTCCTTTTGAAGTTAAGTAAGAGGTCGTTTTTTATGCAATGGCTGTAAATGTTTGAcgtagattttgacactaaaTTCCAAATACCATCAAGGATGACGTGCAAGTTTTAACTCAGAACTGATTGTGAGTCACAACTTCACAACTTACTGGCAAAGATTTGCgcaataaaacagacatagcttttgtttttgtcaaactcTGGGGACCAGCCCTTGAACAGCCCTGttagaaaaacagcaaacaatTTGACACGGATTCCTCTATATGACTTACTGTAGATAAGCAAAAGTAACTGATTCCCCgtaaaatcacacaaaactaTTTATGGTTGCAGACCGGAAGATGCTCACATTTTCCCAGGTGTATATTGGCAGTAATTCATATGTTGGACAGCTAAAAGgaacagacaaaaaatgtctgtatagGTTGTTTGTACAAACAGCTTACAACAGCCAACATTTAGGTTAATTGTTGAGGTGACCCCcaggaagtcaggtgatgtagtataaagagcggaACCTGGTCCAGAatgcactgaaataaaaacaccagaattaatcactcaaatttccgtgaaactgacatggatttcactacaatgcaagttaatgacagtcatatcccgtggctattccatggatattttttcctattggtttgatccaagtcacgtgacttttaaggtcccggcggacAGTTCttcatattttgacttagtttctgcataaaaatggattttgatcacatttctagccagaaatatatgttttattttctaaatattcactcagtgaatgtacataatcactttgtatgttggaatagccacgggatatgactgtcattaacttgcattgtagcaaaatccgtgtcagtttcacggaaatttgagttattctgtggctattccacagattttgagttaagcgaatccgtggctatttcacggattcctgtgagaccatgttgaaagagcgacaaagtctgtGTAGAGAGGAGGTCAGAGtggacaaacacaaaaacaaaagtcatcACAAATCAATACGTTACCTCATTGCCATGCATCCTGCTAACAGCTGTGTTTAAAGAAGCTGTTCCCATGACAGTGTTCATGTCATGGGAACTTATTGACTTATGTTCTACATCACTGACACAACTGTGTCCAGTAGGTCTGCATACTGTAGTTATTTTAAGCCTATCCAGGTTCTTTTCCCCCTAACCTAAGCTACCTGAACTAAGAATGTTTCACAACGTTAACAAGGTCCTTGAAACAGTAGCCATGTTGCcatcaatacatttctatgtgcattttgaagattcgcatgagaaaagcttgatggaaacactaaCATTGGAAACAGCTTTCAATAATGCGCATACAAGTTTTTACGTTCACATGAAAAATACTTAAtgtgctaaacaggagatggaatcGCTATTTCTGAACAAGTTCTGATgaagtgaacatttaactcacatgactgatcagctgttattaaagatgagctgacatgaaaggaCAATTATAAATTGCCCAATTggatctaattcctgaagacatattttcataAATTGTCCAATTACCAACCtctttttttacctttatttttctttcttgctcaatctctccttcttctactgtttactgataaAGCAGCACATAGAGTAATACATTACATACACTctgaaccagttgatggaaacatccctgATTCCCATTTTCTTTAaggcaacatttcaaaatttcacttcaaattTCGATTTGACTTTAATGGTAACAAGGCTactgaatgtgttttttacatATACATAACCCCGCGAAACGCTCCTATGTATCATAAGAGGCTCGGAAAAAATGACCAATGTTGTCAAATCGTTGGGAGGACTtaattaatagtaataaaaaacaacttgtgTCTTTATTTCACTCATTTCCATGACAAATGCATGTGTTAGCCAGATcttcacaaacattttttaaagtattttgttgttttgtgtgtgtgtttgttttatattttcctttttaaagatATTAATCAACATGTACCACCACACCTTTTGCCACTGTGTGTAGCTAACTAGTAGGAGACTATCATGTGTCATTTTATTGGTTATATTAGCTTAGAAATCCTGCAATTGTGTGCAATGAGAACCAGCTGGGCCTTTCCTCTGCTGAACATCTTTGGTTCATCTTGAATCACTTTCtgacgcatgcacacacacacacacacacacacacacaagtgcatGTACGGAGAGACAGATGTAGACAATGCACTCAATAATCAGGTGATAATGTATACTGTACATGAGTTTAAAagccccatacacacacacacacacacacacacaggcacacaggcAGAGATATGCTTGCACACAGATTGTGGCTTTAGATCTTCTTGCCAAGATCATTTGGGGTGAGCCTCACAAGTGTTTGTGGGGGTTGAAGTCAAAGGTAACCGATCCTGGCAGGCACATGGACAGTAAAATTCCACTCATCACGCCCTCTAACAAATCATCTCTTCCATAACTTCCCTCACACGTCCGTAGCCCTCTCTGTCAGATCAAAGACTGAGGATATCAGCACGCATCCATACAATTGGCCTCTTCCCTCTGTatccttcttttcttcttctttccgaACCTGTTCTTTATCTCTCATCGCCTCTCGGCCTCGCGTCTCGTCTCATGAGCAGTCGTCTGTATTTATGAGGTTTGCGTGGAGGCAGAAGGCCGTGCATGCGACAAGGATGTGTTTTCACTGATGTGACAGCAGAGAGGATCTGGGCTTATTAAGGCCTTGCCCTCCACTCATGTGGAGCTGATTTTAAAGGTGTCAGACAAGACAGAGGTACGTCATCCTGCTGGGCTGAGTTACGGCCCGAGCTCATCTTTGATCTGAGAGGCAggtcatccctctctctctctctcccctctctgtttCTTGCTCTCACTTCATTCTGCCGTCTATGCCTCTCCGTCTCCGGCTGCCTTCAGCTCTCTCAGGGGGTTCTTGCGAGAACCACAGAAACCAAGAAATTCCTCTCTTCTGCAGTGAGATATACATGAATCACTTACTGACATCCACAGGGGATAACAGAGCAAATGAGCCAGTAACTTCCTCTTATGGATATCACCACCTATATTTCCATTTCAGCAAGTTTTCACAGACTCTACTGAAGTATATTAAATGATCAGGTCAGAgtagtttttatatttaatcagCTTCAATGGGAAAAGATTTAACAGCCTAGGGCaaattaaaggggacatattatgttcattattatggtttatacttgtattttgggttctaCAAGAACATgattacatgctttaatgtttaaaaaagcacattatttttctcacactgtctgtctgaatacagctgtattcaccctctgtctgaaacgctttgttttagtgcctgtctctttaagcccccctcCCAAAACAGTCCagtctgattggtcagtgttgctgGGTCTTAGGAGAACAGATACAGTGTTGCAGACAGCCTGTTCATTTCAATGAAAGTTGCAagtcaaaattatttaaacGTTTCTATATAAAATTACCTGGATCTTCCTTTGACCTTCTGTCCTTTGGGACCTATGCACACCAGAGAATGGggattaaattatttaattgtaagtcaataggaaaagGTCTTTTTGGGCCCAATGGTATTAAATTGGCTTTCAATTGGCTTTAAAGATCCTGGAGGCTTGCTCTTCACTATCATTGCAGCCGAAGAATGACTATAAGAGCACTGTAGCTGCACTTTGTCACCTATATAGTTGTGGCATCACAAACGTATAGAAGTCCTGACAGCCTATTTTAAaacagtttctgaatacagaCTGTGTGCATTTTCCTTTGGATGGAGTATTCTGATATTTTCACAGTATTCATATAGCGCATAGACCAGCTTTATAATCCAACAagacatggaaatctcactttttacaactTTGGaccattaaataaaaagaagtatgCATGCTTTTGAGCCAATTTGgcaaaaatgtttgttaaattaCCACGTTTAAGCCATCTTACAGTTTTTCCCATTAGTCTCTGCAGTGGAATATGATCAAGAATGAATTCTAATCAGTTTGGGGCAAGCTGTCATCCTCATCATTCGCTGCTTGCCTCTTTGAATCCGAGCTAGCTTATCATTGCCCAGAGAGCATACAGTGGATGGAAAAGTGCTGGCCAGGGGCCCCTCGCttgctctttttcttcttgtgtaTATGCAGAGCCTACCTCACAGACGCTGTGCAGGATcagcctctctcctctcccctggGCATGGAGGCCTCCTGCAGCTGAGCCAGGGAGCAGAAGGTCAGAGGGCATAATcagggaaagtgtgtgtgtgcatgttcctCCTTTCATGCAATGCACTGCACTTATCTGAGCACGACTTTCATATTTGCATGTGTGAAACATTACCTGCTTTATAAGAGGTTGTATGAGCTAAAATGTAACCACACTTGGACCTGTACTGAAGCATGCCAGGGTCTGAACTAAGAGCTCTGGCACCGAGCAAAAGTAGTGTGACAGTCATTATTACCAGTGGAACCCAAAACACAAAGCAGAGCAGGGTTCCCTTTAGGGCATGCGAGCTTTCAAGGCAAAACCAGGATGTGTCCCAATACCAAGCAGGCACTCATGGGTTTAAACAATGTTGAGCAACTTTCAGGAGGAATTTAGTTCTGCCCCATTTCCAGCGACCAGCCTCCCCAGGCCTGAACAACACAACATAGGCACAGATTGATTACTTTCTGATACTCTTGATGATCTAAAGTGTCCACTACAGTGTGAATTAGCAAAATTGCTTCCTAATAAGAGGCAATTATTCAGTACAATTTGATTAATGATAGACCCACATTAACAGTGGAAGCCTTGTTTGCGTAAAAATTTCCGAAACATGATCCAACATTGTGTTTTGTGGTACAAAAAGGTTAAAGATTTCCTTCAATATGGTTTCATAAGTTtcattttctgaaaaataaCACACAGTGAAGCAGATCACTATTCTAATGTcaagaaaagcatatttatcaTAGGTAATTACTTAggttaagtttatttttaatgtatagtgtatgttcaatgtatgttttaatgctgctactggatgcttgaatttccttcaggataactgtctgtctgtctgtctgtctgtctgcctaattaaaaaatatgtgcaaGCCagatacattttctcacttCACTGCAGATTTTTCTCCCTTGTCTTGTTGATTCTTCTATAtattgaaattacatttttatgggAGCAAAAGAACACTGGccctcgtaaaaaaaaaaaaaaaactcacaacaaTATAGAAGCACAGAAATCTCTGGAGGTCGGTCAGCTGATCTGGCAGCTGTATAATGTGAGCCACCTGTGCGCCGCTGTGCGCAggaaaacatgacatgacagatGAAGAGGTGGACCGCTGACAAAACGCATGGAGGAGTTTGCGTCCACTGGAGGTATCCGCAGAAACTGGAGAGCTCCTCGGTTAGTTTAAGCCTGCTTCCTGTTTGACTTCCACATTATAGGAACTGTGAGAGCGTACACACTTGATTCGATTAAAGATCAAGAGGATAGATTTCGTCAAGCTCGACGAATTTGTGCGTAAATCGGCCTCCACAGAGCGCCTTCTCCAGGAAACTGtattttatgtacatggagGCTTGAGGACATACACAAGGCCCCGCAGAGAGCGACTtctatcttatttattttattattaattctgTAGTATATGTCGTAGTGTAGCACGCTGATGTTTCACTTCTTTCTTAAccctatattattatattttattatattttacagctcTTAATTATGTGGTTTATTGACCCACGTGGCTCAGACTAATATTTTAttcctccttttttattttattttattttatttaattttacagaaGTTAGTTTTAGCAGCACTTTTCTTTGtgtaatattgtgatatttgttaAACTTTTCACAATCGAACTATACGATTTTCACAAATAATTGAAGATTtaccataataaaataaaaaacaataagaaatgtGTAACAAATATTTATTCGGGGATTATGGGAAATAATTTTCcctattattaaaaaataattgtggtttaattccGCATTTcggtaaataaaaagaaatttaaaaaaacacacacgtacacacaaaaagaaaccaTTCGTTTGATGGTGGGACTATATGCGCGCAGATAGATTGCGGTTCCTTGTGACAGTAAATAAGTGACTTGTTTCAGTCACATCCCGGACACATGAAACCCTGACTGGTCCCTCCTGCTTATTAGCGGACCAGGGCGCGCACTGGCTCCCCCTCCGCCCTTCAAACCCCTCCCCTTCCACTCTCAAACCTATTTAGCATCTGAAACCGGGATAAAGTTTCCAaaaaaattgaaggaaaaaagtTGGTGCGTGAGGAGAAGCGTGCCAACGTCCAGTCTGAGACCAGTTTCAGCCAAAGCCAGCGGCGCACAGAGTGACATTATTCCCTCATCTTTACGGATATCTACACATTTTTGTAACCACGGCTTCAAAGGTGGACGGCGTGTTTTCTTCTATATCCCTGCATTTCTTCAAGAAAGAAATGGAAGAGGGCTCCAGTTCTCCAGTCTCCCCTGTGGATAGTCTGGTGACCAgcgaggaggagctggacagaCAGCAGAAACGCTTCCCGGCGAAGAGGAGACAAAGCAAGAAGTCCAGCGAGgacagcagcggcagcagcccGGGGCCAGTGAAACGGGTTAAAAAGCCCAGTCCGAGCAGCAACCAGTCGTACGAGGAGCTGCAGAACCAGCGGGTCCTGGCCAACGTCCGGGAGAGGCAGCGGACTCAGTCTCTGAACGAGGCCTTTGCGTCTTTACGCAAAATCATCCCCACGCTGCCCTCGGACAAACTGAGCAAGATACAGACGCTGAAGCTCGCCTCCAGATACATTGACTTTCTCTGTCAGGTGCTGCAGAGCGACGAGATGGACAACAAGATGTCCAGCTGCAGCTACGTTGCGCACGAAAGACTCAGTTACGCCTTCTCGGTGTGGAGGATGGAGGGCGCGTGGTCTATGTCAGCATCTCACTAGCACCCAGAGACCTTCACTTACAATGCCAAAGCGGTGGGTACCACACACTGAGACTATCTTTATATTGTCTGCAGCTGACCAAGAACACAATGGTCTTA
This sequence is a window from Centropristis striata isolate RG_2023a ecotype Rhode Island chromosome 10, C.striata_1.0, whole genome shotgun sequence. Protein-coding genes within it:
- the twist2 gene encoding twist-related protein 2, with product MEEGSSSPVSPVDSLVTSEEELDRQQKRFPAKRRQSKKSSEDSSGSSPGPVKRVKKPSPSSNQSYEELQNQRVLANVRERQRTQSLNEAFASLRKIIPTLPSDKLSKIQTLKLASRYIDFLCQVLQSDEMDNKMSSCSYVAHERLSYAFSVWRMEGAWSMSASH